In the Helicobacter cetorum MIT 99-5656 genome, GCTCCAAGAACCCCAAACACGATTAAAGCAAGGTTATACACCAAAAAGGTCGGCACACATGTGTCATAAATATGATTGTGCTGATTGTCTGCATTCAACCCACAAGTAGGTCCCATGGTGCTATCACTAGCAGGTGAACCTGCATCACCTAGTGCCGCCGCTGTGCCTATGAGTAAAATCGTAGCTTCTATGCCAAAACCTAATTTCGCACATAAAGGAACATAAAAAACAGCGATGATAGGAATGGTGCCAAAAGAAGTCCCTATCCCCATAGTGATAAAAAGCCCTGCTACAAGCATTAAAAAGGCTCCCAAAAGCTTTCCTTGAACTAAGCTTGTAATAGAATTGACTAGACCTTCTATCGCATGCACTTTTTGTAAAACTTCTCCAAACCCACTAGCCACCAACATCACAAAAGCGATAAACGCCATCATCTTCACGCTATCGTCCATCAAAGCATCTGTGTCTTTCCACTTAATGCCACGCCCTAGTAGCATAATGGCTAAAGCCAAAAACGCCCCTAAAGCCATAGAATCGCTCACTAACTGAATGACAAAGGCAACTGCGACACCTATAAAAGTCAAATAATCATGGTAATTTAATTTTAATTGTGAATAATCTTGCGTGTGAAGAGACTTCTCTATGTATTTTCTAGGCTTTCTATAGAGAACTAGAACCGCCAAGAATAGCCCAAAAACCATGGCTAATCCCGCAATCCACATCACTCCTGTAATTTGAGCTAGGCTAGTGTTTATACCATTTTGTTTTAATTGCTCCAAAATGGTCGTTTGAAAAATCAAGCCAAAGCCCACAGGAAGAGTTAAATAAGGGGCTTGCAAGCCAAAAGTCAAAGCACAAGCCACAGCCCTTCTGTCTAACTCTAGCCTGTTCATTAAATGGAGCAATGGCGGAATCAAAATAGGAATAAATGCAATATGCACCGGCACTAAATTTTGCGAAAAACATGCAACAAAAGCGATTAGAAAACAAAAAACCGCCCGCCTGTAATCCATCAAAGCAATGAGCTTGTTTAAAGCAATTTTAATGAGATTGCTCTTAGCAATGGCTACGGCTAATGCCCCTAAAAGAATGTAGCTTAATGCGATGTTTAAATTACCTTTCATGCCATTTATCATCACATTAAAACTTTCTGTTAGCCCAAGTCCCCCTATAAGCCCCGCTAATAAAGTCGCACTAATCATAGAAAGCATGACATTTAGCCTTAAAAGGCTAAGCACACACATACTGATGATAGCGATAAAGGCAGGGTTGCTCCACACAGAGCTATTTTCTAGCATTTCTTGCTCCTTGTTATCTAAACTAAAGCACAAAAATGATAGAGTCTTTGTGCTTTTTTAGCACAAGAAATCATGCTCATCTTACTTATCCCTTCTAGTCTGTGTAACGCTTCAATAAGTCATTATAAAAATCAATGC is a window encoding:
- a CDS encoding Na+/H+ antiporter family protein; the encoded protein is MLENSSVWSNPAFIAIISMCVLSLLRLNVMLSMISATLLAGLIGGLGLTESFNVMINGMKGNLNIALSYILLGALAVAIAKSNLIKIALNKLIALMDYRRAVFCFLIAFVACFSQNLVPVHIAFIPILIPPLLHLMNRLELDRRAVACALTFGLQAPYLTLPVGFGLIFQTTILEQLKQNGINTSLAQITGVMWIAGLAMVFGLFLAVLVLYRKPRKYIEKSLHTQDYSQLKLNYHDYLTFIGVAVAFVIQLVSDSMALGAFLALAIMLLGRGIKWKDTDALMDDSVKMMAFIAFVMLVASGFGEVLQKVHAIEGLVNSITSLVQGKLLGAFLMLVAGLFITMGIGTSFGTIPIIAVFYVPLCAKLGFGIEATILLIGTAAALGDAGSPASDSTMGPTCGLNADNQHNHIYDTCVPTFLVYNLALIVFGVLGALLLD